The genomic window CATCGCTGTTAATTCTTTATTTTGATAGAGAAGCGTTTTAGGAATAAAAAGATTGTTCCGGGCACAGTTTTTACTCAGCTGCATCAAATTAATCTTACGATTCAGTTGCATCCAGATGGCGAGACCTCCTGCAGGTTTTTTAAAGCTGATAAACTCTCCGAAATTCTCCTGGATCAGCTGAGCAAAATGATCCCGCCTTTCCTGATAAATTTTCAGTGATTTTTTTAAATACCGGTTTATTTCTCCTTCGGCAATCATTTCACCCAAAACATGCTCCATTAAAATATCTCCTTGCCGATCAATGATTCCAAGATATTTCCTCATTTCGATCATGAGATTTTCCGGAGCAACGATAAAACCTGTACGAAAACCCGGAGCCAGAGATTTTCCGAAAGAACCGATATAAATTACCATGCCATTCGTATCAGCACTTGCGAGAGGAAGAATCGGGCTTTTATCATAATGGAAATCGTAATCGTAATCATCTTCCAGAATAATGAAGCCGAATTCATTGGCAAGATTCAACAGCTCCAGTCTTCGCTGAGCACTTAAGGTAACGGTTGTAGGATAATGATGATGCGGAGTAAGATACAGCATCCTGATTTTCTGCTGCCGACAGATTTTTCTTACTTCATCCACATTAATTCCTTCATCATCAATAGGAATCGTAATGATTTTAACGCCTGTTTTCTGAAAAATCATATTCACGGAAAAGTAACTCAAAGCTCCGACCAAAACAGTATCTCCTTCAGACAACAAAATCTCCGAAACAATATAAATACTCATTTCAGTACTTCTTGTAATCAAAAGATTGTCATTGGAGATCGGTAATCCTCTTGATAAATTTAAATATTGGGCAAGGTGCTTCTTAAAAAACTCACTTCCGTCCTGATTGTAGTGGCCAATTTTATGAGCCCTTCTTTTCAGTGTTGAACTGTAAATTCTGGATTGCTGATCAATTTGTGTCAAACGGATATCCGGAACCCCGTCATTAAAAACAAATTCGCAATCTGAATGCTCAAAAGGATTATCTAAAATAGTAGACCTTTTAAAGCTAAATCCTGTCGATTTCGGATAGTTTTTGAGATTTATCTTGTTAAAATCGTTAAATTGAATCGGTTTTTTATCATTTTTCCCGATCACGAAAGTTCCTTTATTGGGCAAACTTTCCACCCAGCCTTGAGCAAAAAGCTCGTCATACACCGCAACAATCGTATTCCTGTGAACTTCTAAGGTCTGGCTTAACGTTCTTGTTCCCGGAAGTTTGGTTCCGAAAGGCAAAAAACCTCTCTGAATAGCATTAATTAATTGATTGGTGATCTGCATATAAATGGCAGACTCGGAATTTCTGTCAATTTTAATGAAACTTTTATAAGGAATTTCAACCGGACTATTCATAATATAAAAACTGGCACCAATGAACCATCCGGCAATATACTACTTTTGAACCAAAACAAAAGAATGGAATTCTACAACCTTTTAGAAAAAATAGTTCAGTACAATGAGATCCACGCAAAATGGCTGAACACACTTTCATTCATGGAAAATGCAGGAGCAAGAAAAATTTCAGCCTGTGAGCATTCTACAAAAGTAAGTTTAATTCAATTAAAGCACGCTGCAGAAGAGCACCGTCATGCCTATTACCTGAAAAAGCAAATCGGTAAAATAGATCCTGAATTGTGTACAACTTACGAAAAAAATAAGCTTTTGGCTTCCACGGCAACACGACAATATCTTCATTCTTTGGATATTAAATCCTGTAAATACCTTCAACAGGTTTTCCAACTGACAAAAGAAGAATTAAAATATGCTGCTTATCTTTTTGTCACGTATGCGATTGAAGTCCGTGCCGATGAATTATATCCTGTTTATCAGGAAATTTTAACGAAAACCTCTTCAAAAATCATGGTAAAATCAATCATATTGGAAGAAGAAGGGCATTTGGAAGAAATGATCAATCAGCTTAATGAATTTTCAGAAGACTGGAAAAAACATGCTGAAATTATCCTGAATATTGAAAAAGAACTGCATGATCAATGGATCAAGGCCATTGCTCAGGAAGTTTTAGAGCTTAATTATGCTTAGTCATTTTCATCATTTTCAGGAGGCTTTACAAAAAAGGGAAGAAGAAGGCACTTTAAGAAATTTACGCCCAAAATCCGTCGGAATTGACTTTTATTCCAACGATTATTTAGGATTGGCAAGAAGTAAAGATTTACAGAGATTATTGGTACAAAATGTTTCTGAAAATCCTCAATTATTGTCAGGAAGCACCGGTTCGAGATTAATAAGCGGAAACAGCTCTCTGCTTATTGAAACAGAAGAATATATTGGAAAGAATCATCAATACGAATCTGCTTTACTTTTTCCTTCGGGCTACAATGCTAATCTGGCTTTGTTTTCAACACTTCCGACACGTCATGATAGTATTATTGTGGATGAACAGATTCACCGTTCAGTTCACGATGCCTGCAAAATGTCTCACGCAAAAAAGGTAAAATTCAGGCATAATAATCCTGAACATTTAGAAGAGATTTTAAAGAAACAGAGTGGCCATTGTTATGTTGCCATTGAGAGCTTATATTCGATGGATGGGGATATTGCCCCTCTTCAGGAAATTGCAAAAGTCACTGAAAAATATAATGCAAGCCTTATCGTAGATGAAGCTCATGCTTTCGGTGTTTTCGGATACGGTTTAGTTGATACGCTACAATTGCAAAAAAACGTGTTAGCCACAGTGATCACTTACGGAAAAGCATTGGGAACACACGGAGCTGCAATTGTAACGAATCAGCTTATAAAAAACTATCTCATCAACTTTGCCTCTCCTTTTATTTATACCACATCAGCCCATGATTTTCTATGGCTGAGCATCCAAAAAGGATATGAGTTTTTACAGAAGAATCATCAATTATCAATTGAATTACAGAAAAACATCAAAATTTTCCGTGAACAACATTTACAAAGTCCATCCTCTGAGAACAGCCCGATTCAGGCTATTATCGTACCAGATAACCGACAGTTAAAATTATTAAAGGAAACTTTACTTGAAAACGATTTTTTGACTTATGCGGTTTTCAGTCCGACAGTGAAAGAAGGAACCGAAAGACTAAGGATTTGTATTCACAGCTTTAATACTGAAGAAGAAATTATCAGTTTGACTAAGACTATTAAAAGTTTTATTTAATGTAAAAATCAACATCGTTATCATTCTGAAGCACTCTAAATAATCCTAAAAAATCTCTCCAGATTCCTACGGAATGACAAACCGACCGGATAAAAAATATGGACACACAAAAAGTAAAATTAGAAGCAAAAAATACTGAACAAAAACTCCTTTTCGTTACCGGAATCGGAACCGAAGTAGGAAAAACCGTTTGTTCGGCAGTTTTGACAAAATATTTTAATGCCGATTATTGGAAACCTGTTCAGTCAGGAGATTTAGATTTTTCCGATACTGCAAAAATTAAAAACTGGGTAGGAGAGCATACAATCTGTCATCCTGAAACGTATCGTTTTCAGCTTGCCGCTTCGCCGCACCAATCGGCAAAAGAAGAAGGAATTACTATTGATTTAAATGAATTCAAGCTTCCCGAAACTCAAAATAATTTGCTTGTAGAAGGAGCAGGAGGATTGATGGTTCCGCTGAATGACAAGGATTTCATCATCGATCTAATTGAAAAATTAAATATTCCCGTCGCTTTGGTGGTGAGAAATTATTTAGGATGCATCAATCATACCTTGTTGTCAATTTTAGCTCTACAACAGAAAAAAAGCAAGCTCAAATACCTGATTCTTAACGGAGATTTCCCTCAAGACACAGAAAGAGCCATATGCAACCACATTCAACCGGAAACAAAAATCATCAGGATTCCCGACTTAGAAAACATAACAAAAGAAAGTATAGAAAGTATTGTACAACAATTAGAAAAAATAGAATAATGGATAAAAAACAACTAAGAAACGACTGGACAAAAGAAGAAATTGAAGAAATATACAATCTCCCGCTTCTTGAATTAATTTACAAAGCAGCAACTGTTCACCGTGAATGGCATAATCCTGAAGAGGTACAGATGTCTACTTTGCTGTCGATCAAAACCGGAGGCTGTCCTGAAGACTGTTCATATTGCGGACAGGCAGCCCGTTATCATACGAATATCAAAGTTCAGGCATTACTTCCTACGGAACAAGTGATTGAGCACGCCAAAAAAGCCAAGGAAGGAGGTTCATCCCGTTTCTGTATGGCTGCTGCTTGGAGAGAGGTTCGTAACAACCGTGATTTTGATCGTGTAATCGACATGGTAAAAGGTGTAAACGATCTTGGAATGGAAGTTTGCTGTACATTGGGAATGTTGACGGAAGAACAGGCAATCCGTCTTCAGGAAGCCGGTTTATATGCTTACAACCACAACCTGGATACTTCCGAGCAATATTATGAAGAAATTATTTCTACAAGAACTTTTGATAACAGGATCAACACTATCAACAATGTAAGAAAAGCCGGTATTACCGTTTGTTCAGGTGGAATTATCGGATTGGGTGAAACACACAGAGACCGAATTTCAATGCTTCTGACATTATCAACAATGCCTAAACATCCGGAATCAGTTCCGATCAATGCATTAGCCAGAGTAGAAGGAACCCCGCTTCAGGATAACGAAAAAACAAATACCTGGGAAATGGTGAGAATGATTGCTACCGCAAGAATTATTATGCCTTCGTCTATGGTTCGTCTGAGTGCAGGAAGAATTGAAATGACGGAATTTGAGCAAGGATGGTGCTTTATGGCGGGAGCAAACTCCATTTTCACAGGAGAAAGAGAAACCTTATTAGTAACCCCAAATCCGGGAGTTTCGGAAGATATGCAATTGCTTCAGACATTAGGATTAAAGCCAATGAAAAGACAAGCAGAAAAAGCGATGGATCAGTTTGAAACATGGAAAACTACTTGTTAATTTTAATTCTTTCAACTTTTAAAATATGAATTTACAGCAACGTGACAGAGCCGTCAACTGGCATCCGTACACGCAAATGAAGACGGCAGAAGATGCTATTCCTATTGTGAAAGGGAAGGGAGTTTATCTTTTTGATGATGAAGGAAAGCAATATATTGATGCAGTTTCTTCATGGTGGGTAACTTTGCACGGTCATGCTCATCCATACATTGCACAAAGGGTTTCTGAACAGTTGAATACTTTGGAACAGGTAATTTTCGCAGGTTTCACTCACGAACCGGCGATACAGCTCTCCGAAAACCTATTACAGCTTCTTCCCGATAATCAGGAAAAAGTCTTTTATTCGGATAACGGTTCTACTGCTGTGGAAGTAGCTCTGAAAATGTGCATTCAGTTTTCATATAATCAGGAGAAGGAAAAAACAAAAATCCTGGCTTTTAAAAATGCCTATCACGGTGATACGTTCGGAGCTATGTCCGTAAGTGGAAGAAGTGTCTGGACAAAACCTTTTGGAGACATGCTTTTTGATGTTGTTTTCATAGATACTCCAACTTCTGATAATCTGAAAATTTTAAAATCTCAAATCAAAGAGATTGCTGATGAAGTCGCCTGCTTCATTTATGAGCCATTAGTTCAGGGAGCTGCGGGAATGCTCATGCACAACCCGGAAGATTTATCTGAACTGATGAAATTCTGCAGGGAACAAAATATTTTATTGGTTCAGGATGAAGTGTTCACAGGCTTCGGAAGAACAGGAAAATTATTTGCAGCCGATTATCTTACGGAAAAACCTGATATTATGTGCTTTTCAAAAGGATTAACAGGTGGAACAATGCCTATGGGAATTACGACTTCCTCCAATGAAATTTTTAATGCTTTTTTGTCTGAGGATAAGTATAAAACCCTGTTCCACGGGCATTCTTTTACAGCCAATCCATTAGCCTGTACTGCCGCTTTGGCAAGCATGGAACTTTTACTGAAAGCAGAAACACAGGAAAGCATTCAATTAATCAGTAAAAAACACTATGAATTTTCTCAAACTTTAAGACAGCATCCGCAAGTTGAAAATGTGCGTCAAATCGGGACAATTTTAGCATGGGATTTCAAAACAGAGCATGGAACTTCTTATTTCAATACGATAGGAAAGCATTTCTATAAAGAGTTTTTAAACAAAGGAATCATTATGAGACCTTTAGGAAATGTCATGTACCTGGTCCCTCCTTATTGCATTACTGCTGAAGAGTTGGATTATATTTATCAGACCATTTTGCAGGTTTTGACAACGAATCTGAACTAAAATGTAAAAGTCTCCAAAAATTTTGGAGACTTTTTTATATAATCTGATGACTTTCTTTGATGCTGTTCATGACAAAAATGCTTTTCGTTTGCCCGATTCCTTCGATCTCGGAAAGTTTATTAACGAAAAATTCATGAAAATCATCCATATTGGCGGCTAAGATCTTAAGCATAAAATCAAATTCTCCGCTTATGTTGTAAAATTCTACCACTTCTTTCAGTTTTCCAACCTGTTCAATGAAAACACCTGCTGTTTTTTTATTATGAACATTTAAGGCAACCATGCAGATCACCATCATGCCTTTGTTGACTTTCTTACGATCTATAACGGTCGTGTATCCTTTAATAATACCCAGCTTTTCCAACCGCTTTATGCGTTCATGCGTAGGAGTAGGACTTAAATTAATTCTTACTGCAATATCCCGAATGCTCAGCTTGGCATCTTTTTGTAATATGCGTAAAATGGACAAATCTTTTTCATCCGGAATGTAAATTTCTGTAGCCATACGTTCTATATTATAATTTTAATCGCTACTTAAAAAGAACATTTAAACTTTTTAATATCCAAATATAATTATATTGTTCTAAATTAATAGTTAAATTTTATAAAAAGTTCTATAAAAACTAATTTTGCAACACAAAAATAATTGCAATGCAGTCTAAAAAAAATCTTATTTTAATCTTAGCATCGATCGGTACTTTTGTTGAAGCTCTGGATATCGCTATCATTAATTTAACCATACCATCCATTCAGTCCCAATTTAATATCAGCTCCAACAGCGTACAGTGGTTACAGACTTTGTATGTTCTTTTTTTTGGCGGATTTTTGATTATTGGCGGAAAATTATCTGATCAACTGGGTCGTAAAAAGATTTTTATCATTGGCGGACTTATTTTCATGCTGACTTCTTTAGGAGCCGGAATATCAACAAGCTTTCAAACGTTGGCAATTTTCAGGGCTTTACAGGGATTAGGAGCAGCTTTTATCATGCCTTCTGCATTGTCTATTGTGACTCATACTTTTCAAAAAGATCAGGAAAGAAATCGTGCATTAGGTATTTTCAGTGCTTTTGCTGCGATCGGATCGGGAAGCGGCTTGTCTTTTGGTGGGATCATTAGTACTTATTTAAGCTGGCATTGGGTGTTTTTGATTAATGTTCCCATACTTTTTATTACGATTATATTGTCTTATAAATTTCTTCCTTCAGATATAAAAAACAACAATCGGGAATCTGCGGATACTCTTTCGGGTATTCTTTTAGTTTTGGGATTATTGCTGCTAACTTATGGTACCCATGAATTCATTCATATTCAGGAAAAACCTTTCTTAATTATAGGTTCACTTATTGTATCCGTATCCTTGTTATTAGCGTTTATTTATCGTTTAAAAAACATTTCCAATCCTTTAATTGATCTGAAACTTTTTTCTCATCCGTCTTTGGTAACTTCCAATCTTGCATTTTTTTCTTTAGGGGCATTTTTTATCTCGTTTTTATTCCTGATCTCGCTTATGCTGCAAAAAGACATGGGATACAGTGCTGCAAACTCCGGGCTTATGCTGGTTCCTTTCAGTATATTATCTGCTCTTATTGCAAAATTTGTTTTACCGAATGTTTCAAAAAAATTAAACTCCGTACAAATCGGACTTGTAGGATGGTCGTTTATGCTTTCAGGAGCCTTATGTTTAATTTTTGCCATCTCTTTCCACCATCCGGTTGTTTTAGTGTTAATCGGTGCTGCCTGCATTTCAGGAATCGGAATGACGTTATGTTTTACCAGTTTATCCGTATTAGGTATTCGTGATGTTGAGCCCAAGCAATACGGAGTTGCCTCCAGTTTAACCAGTACTAGTTATTTTTTAGGAGCAGGAATCGGTTTATCATTCATGACCTTAATGACCCAGTTTTTCCCTTCAGATTGGGCTGTGAGTAACTTATCCGTATCAATTCTTTTTATTTATGGGTTTATTGCAGTGATTTTCCTTTTATACTTTATCATAAAAGAACAGAAAGCGATGCGGACATCTATTCATTATTAATAATAATTTATAACCAATAAGTGAAATATTTTTTTAATTTTATAGAAACAAATAGATTATGAAAAAGATTTTATTACCACTTAGTATTTTTATAGGAATCTTACTATCTGCTCAGGAAAAGTCTGAAGCTCCTGCTATCGACACTACAAAAGCGTGGAGTATACAAGGTCAAAACACATTAATGCTCAATCAGGCCGCATTCTCAAACTGGGTAGGCGGTGGAGCTAACAATGTAGGATGGCTTGCCGGAGTTAATTATAATTTAACCTATGAAAAAGGAAAAGACCTTTGGGAAAACATCATTATTTTAGGGTATGGGCAAAATAATACCAAAGGAGTAGGAACAAGAAAGACACAGGATGTCATTAATCTGTCTACTAACTATGGGAGAGAGTTTGCAAAACACTGGTATATTTCAGCCGGCGCAAGCCTACAAACTCAGTTTGCAGCAGGGTATGAAGACGGCAATAATCCGGAAGCTCCGAAAATCTCCAACTTTATGGCTCCGGGTTATGTAAATGTAGGAGCAGGGGTTACTTACCGCCCGAACGATAATTTTACAATGACGCTCAGACCGGCCAATGCCAGATGGACTTTTGTGCTGGATGATGATTTACAATATGCAGGAACTTATGGACTGAAAAACGACGGAGATTCTTCATTATTTCAATTTGGTTTTTTAGGAACTGCTATATATAAGGTAAAAATCATGGAAAACATCAATTTAATCAATACCGGTTCTGTTTTTTCCAATTACCTGGATCATCCTGAGAGATTAGTACTTTCATACAGTGGAGTTCTTAATATGAAAATCAATAAGTTTATTTCTACCAATGTGACCTTAGACTTATTATATGATCATAACCAAATCCAGAAGACACAGTTGAAACAGACATTGGGAGTTGGATTTGCTTATAATTTAGAGAACGGAAAGAAGAGATCGGAGAACAAAGAAAACCAATCCTGGCTCAAAAAGTAAAAAATCAGGCAGATAAAAATGCTAAATATCTCTGGGAACAGTCCTTTTTGCTGTATAATTTTGATTAGCTATTCACATAATTTTGAAATAGAGATTAAAAAATTAATCTCAAGAAGAGATCGAGTTTACTGCTTTT from Chryseobacterium camelliae includes these protein-coding regions:
- the bioA gene encoding adenosylmethionine--8-amino-7-oxononanoate transaminase, whose amino-acid sequence is MNLQQRDRAVNWHPYTQMKTAEDAIPIVKGKGVYLFDDEGKQYIDAVSSWWVTLHGHAHPYIAQRVSEQLNTLEQVIFAGFTHEPAIQLSENLLQLLPDNQEKVFYSDNGSTAVEVALKMCIQFSYNQEKEKTKILAFKNAYHGDTFGAMSVSGRSVWTKPFGDMLFDVVFIDTPTSDNLKILKSQIKEIADEVACFIYEPLVQGAAGMLMHNPEDLSELMKFCREQNILLVQDEVFTGFGRTGKLFAADYLTEKPDIMCFSKGLTGGTMPMGITTSSNEIFNAFLSEDKYKTLFHGHSFTANPLACTAALASMELLLKAETQESIQLISKKHYEFSQTLRQHPQVENVRQIGTILAWDFKTEHGTSYFNTIGKHFYKEFLNKGIIMRPLGNVMYLVPPYCITAEELDYIYQTILQVLTTNLN
- a CDS encoding MFS transporter, producing MQSKKNLILILASIGTFVEALDIAIINLTIPSIQSQFNISSNSVQWLQTLYVLFFGGFLIIGGKLSDQLGRKKIFIIGGLIFMLTSLGAGISTSFQTLAIFRALQGLGAAFIMPSALSIVTHTFQKDQERNRALGIFSAFAAIGSGSGLSFGGIISTYLSWHWVFLINVPILFITIILSYKFLPSDIKNNNRESADTLSGILLVLGLLLLTYGTHEFIHIQEKPFLIIGSLIVSVSLLLAFIYRLKNISNPLIDLKLFSHPSLVTSNLAFFSLGAFFISFLFLISLMLQKDMGYSAANSGLMLVPFSILSALIAKFVLPNVSKKLNSVQIGLVGWSFMLSGALCLIFAISFHHPVVLVLIGAACISGIGMTLCFTSLSVLGIRDVEPKQYGVASSLTSTSYFLGAGIGLSFMTLMTQFFPSDWAVSNLSVSILFIYGFIAVIFLLYFIIKEQKAMRTSIHY
- a CDS encoding DUF3078 domain-containing protein, which produces MKKILLPLSIFIGILLSAQEKSEAPAIDTTKAWSIQGQNTLMLNQAAFSNWVGGGANNVGWLAGVNYNLTYEKGKDLWENIIILGYGQNNTKGVGTRKTQDVINLSTNYGREFAKHWYISAGASLQTQFAAGYEDGNNPEAPKISNFMAPGYVNVGAGVTYRPNDNFTMTLRPANARWTFVLDDDLQYAGTYGLKNDGDSSLFQFGFLGTAIYKVKIMENINLINTGSVFSNYLDHPERLVLSYSGVLNMKINKFISTNVTLDLLYDHNQIQKTQLKQTLGVGFAYNLENGKKRSENKENQSWLKK
- a CDS encoding Lrp/AsnC family transcriptional regulator, whose protein sequence is MATEIYIPDEKDLSILRILQKDAKLSIRDIAVRINLSPTPTHERIKRLEKLGIIKGYTTVIDRKKVNKGMMVICMVALNVHNKKTAGVFIEQVGKLKEVVEFYNISGEFDFMLKILAANMDDFHEFFVNKLSEIEGIGQTKSIFVMNSIKESHQII
- a CDS encoding PLP-dependent aminotransferase family protein produces the protein MNSPVEIPYKSFIKIDRNSESAIYMQITNQLINAIQRGFLPFGTKLPGTRTLSQTLEVHRNTIVAVYDELFAQGWVESLPNKGTFVIGKNDKKPIQFNDFNKINLKNYPKSTGFSFKRSTILDNPFEHSDCEFVFNDGVPDIRLTQIDQQSRIYSSTLKRRAHKIGHYNQDGSEFFKKHLAQYLNLSRGLPISNDNLLITRSTEMSIYIVSEILLSEGDTVLVGALSYFSVNMIFQKTGVKIITIPIDDEGINVDEVRKICRQQKIRMLYLTPHHHYPTTVTLSAQRRLELLNLANEFGFIILEDDYDYDFHYDKSPILPLASADTNGMVIYIGSFGKSLAPGFRTGFIVAPENLMIEMRKYLGIIDRQGDILMEHVLGEMIAEGEINRYLKKSLKIYQERRDHFAQLIQENFGEFISFKKPAGGLAIWMQLNRKINLMQLSKNCARNNLFIPKTLLYQNKELTAMRIGFGNLNTDEMKKSIEILSENVRKLLD
- a CDS encoding aminotransferase class I/II-fold pyridoxal phosphate-dependent enzyme; the protein is MLSHFHHFQEALQKREEEGTLRNLRPKSVGIDFYSNDYLGLARSKDLQRLLVQNVSENPQLLSGSTGSRLISGNSSLLIETEEYIGKNHQYESALLFPSGYNANLALFSTLPTRHDSIIVDEQIHRSVHDACKMSHAKKVKFRHNNPEHLEEILKKQSGHCYVAIESLYSMDGDIAPLQEIAKVTEKYNASLIVDEAHAFGVFGYGLVDTLQLQKNVLATVITYGKALGTHGAAIVTNQLIKNYLINFASPFIYTTSAHDFLWLSIQKGYEFLQKNHQLSIELQKNIKIFREQHLQSPSSENSPIQAIIVPDNRQLKLLKETLLENDFLTYAVFSPTVKEGTERLRICIHSFNTEEEIISLTKTIKSFI
- the bioD gene encoding dethiobiotin synthase, giving the protein MDTQKVKLEAKNTEQKLLFVTGIGTEVGKTVCSAVLTKYFNADYWKPVQSGDLDFSDTAKIKNWVGEHTICHPETYRFQLAASPHQSAKEEGITIDLNEFKLPETQNNLLVEGAGGLMVPLNDKDFIIDLIEKLNIPVALVVRNYLGCINHTLLSILALQQKKSKLKYLILNGDFPQDTERAICNHIQPETKIIRIPDLENITKESIESIVQQLEKIE
- the bioB gene encoding biotin synthase BioB → MDKKQLRNDWTKEEIEEIYNLPLLELIYKAATVHREWHNPEEVQMSTLLSIKTGGCPEDCSYCGQAARYHTNIKVQALLPTEQVIEHAKKAKEGGSSRFCMAAAWREVRNNRDFDRVIDMVKGVNDLGMEVCCTLGMLTEEQAIRLQEAGLYAYNHNLDTSEQYYEEIISTRTFDNRINTINNVRKAGITVCSGGIIGLGETHRDRISMLLTLSTMPKHPESVPINALARVEGTPLQDNEKTNTWEMVRMIATARIIMPSSMVRLSAGRIEMTEFEQGWCFMAGANSIFTGERETLLVTPNPGVSEDMQLLQTLGLKPMKRQAEKAMDQFETWKTTC